The sequence below is a genomic window from Opitutia bacterium.
CGCCAATGCTTCGCACGCGGTGAACGATTTCCGCAAGATTGCGGGCATCGAGTGCTACGCCCCGACCGACAACGTCTCCGAACTCACCGCCCGCACCAACGACGAAGGTTGGGCCAGCGTGTTTGTCGAGTGGCTCCGCGGCTCGAAGCTCAACAGCAAGGACTGCCTCTTCGTCCTCTCCGTCGGCGGCGGCAACCTCGAGAAGAACGTCTCGCCGGGCTTCATCTCCGCCATCCAGCTCGCGAAGCAGGTCGGTGCACGCGTCATCGGCATCCTCGGCAAGGACGGCGGCTACACCGCCACTCAGGCCGATGCCTGCGTCATCGTCCCGACCGTCAACGCCAATAACATCACCCCGCACTCCGAGGCCTTCCAAGCCGTCGTCTGGCATCTCTTCGTGTCGCACCCCGACCTCAAGGTGAACCAGACCAAGTGGGAAAGCGTCGTCGCGAAAAAGTGAGCTGCCTCGCCGCACAACTCTGATCTCTCCGCTGGCCGCGCCGCGAGGCGCGGCCTTTTTTCGCCCCATGACTCTTCGTCCCGCCGTCTTCCTCGATCGCGACGGCACGCTGAACGCCCCCGTCGTCCGCGACGGCAAGCCCTACCCGCCGGCCACCATCGGCGAGTTTCGCCTGCTCGACGGCGTCGCGGAAAACTGCGCCCGACTCCACGCCGCCGGCTTCGCACTCGTCGTCGCGACCAATCAACCCGACGTCGGCCGCGGCACGCAGCCACAATCCGTCGTGGAGGCCATGCACGCCCACCTGCGCACGCTCATCCCGCAGCTCGACCTCATCCAAGTCTGCTACCATGGCGGCACCGACCACGGGCAACCGTGCGAATGCCGCAAGCCCAAGCCCGCGATGCTCCTCGACGCCGCGCGCCAGCTCGGCCTCGACCTGTCGCGGAGCTGGATGGTGGGCGATCGCTGGCGCGATATCGACTGCGGCGCTGCCGCCGGCGTGCGCACGATCTTCATCGATTGGGGCTACGACGAGAAGCTGCGCGCGAAGCCCGATTACACCGTCAAATCCTTCACCGAGGCGACCGGGATTATCCTTGCCCGCCTCTAAGCCCAACCCATTCAATCCGACCCTCTCCCCCATGAAATCCCTCAGCGATCTCAAGATCCAAATCTATGCTGATGGTGCCGACAAAGCCGGCATCCTCGATCTTTACGCCAAGCCCTACATCAAGGGCCTGACGACCAACCCGACCTTGATGAACAAGGCCGGCATCAAGGACTACGAGGCGTTCTCGAAGGACGTGCTCCAGACCGTCACCGCGAAACCCATTTCGCTCGAAGTCTTCACCGACGACCTCGTCGATATGAAGCGCCAGGCGCTGAAGATCGCCTCTTGGGGCTCGAACGTCTACGTGAAGATCCCGATCACGAACTCCGTCGGCGCCTCCTGCCTCCCGCTGATCAAGGAGCTCGCCGCTCAGAACGTGAAGCTCAACATCACCGCGCTCCTCACGCTCGAGCAGGTCGCCGGCGTCGCCGCCGCGCTCAATCCCGCCGTGCCGTCCGTCGTCTCCGTGTTCGCCGGCCGCATCGCCGACACCGGCGTCGACCCAATGCCGATCATGCGCGCCTCCAAGGCCCTCCTCGCCGGTCAGCCCAAGGCCGAACTCCTCTGGGCCTCCGTCCGCGAAGTCCTCAACATCTTCCAGGCCGCCGACTCCGGCTGCGACATCGTCACCGTCCCGCACGACATCCTCGGCAAGGCCGCCAAGATGTATGGCATGGACCTC
It includes:
- a CDS encoding SIS domain-containing protein, whose translation is MSYSVQHLKETAEIVSKLNPVDCEKCVAELVAVRARGGRLFILGVGGSAANASHAVNDFRKIAGIECYAPTDNVSELTARTNDEGWASVFVEWLRGSKLNSKDCLFVLSVGGGNLEKNVSPGFISAIQLAKQVGARVIGILGKDGGYTATQADACVIVPTVNANNITPHSEAFQAVVWHLFVSHPDLKVNQTKWESVVAKK
- a CDS encoding HAD family hydrolase, yielding MTLRPAVFLDRDGTLNAPVVRDGKPYPPATIGEFRLLDGVAENCARLHAAGFALVVATNQPDVGRGTQPQSVVEAMHAHLRTLIPQLDLIQVCYHGGTDHGQPCECRKPKPAMLLDAARQLGLDLSRSWMVGDRWRDIDCGAAAGVRTIFIDWGYDEKLRAKPDYTVKSFTEATGIILARL
- a CDS encoding transaldolase, with the protein product MKSLSDLKIQIYADGADKAGILDLYAKPYIKGLTTNPTLMNKAGIKDYEAFSKDVLQTVTAKPISLEVFTDDLVDMKRQALKIASWGSNVYVKIPITNSVGASCLPLIKELAAQNVKLNITALLTLEQVAGVAAALNPAVPSVVSVFAGRIADTGVDPMPIMRASKALLAGQPKAELLWASVREVLNIFQAADSGCDIVTVPHDILGKAAKMYGMDLTALSLDTVKMFAKDAAAAGYKL